Proteins from a single region of Syngnathus scovelli strain Florida chromosome 7, RoL_Ssco_1.2, whole genome shotgun sequence:
- the LOC137840448 gene encoding uncharacterized protein, whose protein sequence is MRETANLPQFSHLEEVRRVLQEDSYVDDILTSHGNLRQLKVITENVEQILRAGGFELKPWVFSGQNRKESSEKQEQVATPRTVILPNQLKEEDNKALGLGYTLEDDKLHVMVRVNFSKRRRKMRLGQDLHLEQVRAQTPDPLTRRELLSQVSGLYDPIGLTTPVKQKRAILVRRAFQEAKPKSRTIKDTWDLPLSGKLREDAICLFEEYAQLRKVKFYRALTPAGMLDKPDAITFSDGSEHGYGAVLYLRWAYNQGITVRLVESNAKLTPLDHKGEAVKAELCGAVFAARLKRYFEQQGRIQVKQWYHFVDSQTVLGAIQRESYGFHTFFANRIGEIQGSTQIQDWWWIPGTLNIADIITRWGWPKRVGGKFTVAARPKVPESSS, encoded by the coding sequence ATGAGAGAGACTGCTAATCTCCCCCAGTTCAGCCACCTTGAGGAAGTGCGTCGTGTACTGCAGGAAGATAGCTACGTTGATGACATCTTGACCTCTCATGGCAACTTGAGACAGCTTAAAGTCATCACGGAGAATGTAGAGCAGATCCTGAGAGCAGGAGGCTTCGAGCTAAAGCCGTGGGTCTTCTCTGGTCAAAATAGGAAGGAGTCATCTGAAAAGCAGGAGCAGGTGGCTACTCCCAGGACCGTTATTCTGCCGAATCAACTTAAAGAAGAGGACAATAAAGCTCTTGGACTCGGCTACACTCTGGAAGACGACAAGCTTCATGTTATGGTCAGAGTAAACTTctcgaagaggaggaggaaaatgAGGCTGGGCCAAGACCTTCATCTGGAACAGGTGAGAGCTCAGACACCAGACCCACTGACACGACGAGAGTTGCTGAGCCAAGTTTCTGGACTGTATGACCCTATTGGTCTAACAACACCTGTTAAGCAAAAACGGGCCATTTTGGTTCGAAGAGCTTTTCAGGAGGCCAAACCCAAGTCTAGAACCATCAAAGATACTTGGGACTTGCCGCTGTCAGGAAAGCTCAGAGAAGATGCCATCTGCCTCTTTGAAGAATACGCTCAGCTGAGGAAGGTCAAGTTTTACAGAGCCCTGACACCAGCGGGCATGCTGGATAAGCCTGATGCAATCACGTTCTCCGATGGCAGTGAGCATGGGTATGGTGCTGTCCTGTACCTGCGGTGGGCCTACAACCAAGGAATTACAGTGCGGTTGGTGGAGTCCAATGCTAAGCTGACTCCGTTGGACCACAAGGGGGAGGCAGTCAAGGCAGAGCTTTGTGGAGCAGTATTCGCTGCCCGGTTGAAGAGGTATTTCGAGCAACAGGGCCGAATCCAAGTCAAGCAGTGGTATCACTTTGTTGACAGCCAAACAGTACTGGGTGCGATACAACGTGAAAGCTATGGATTCCATACTTTTTTCGCCAACCGGATTGGAGAAATCCAGGGCAGCACACAGATTCAGGACTGGTGGTGGATCCCTGGAACTTTGAACATTGCGGATATTATCACTCGGTGGGGCTGGCCCAAAAGAGTTGGAGGAAAATTCACTGTGGCAGCAAGGCCCAAAGTTCCTGAGTCTTCCAGCTGA